Genomic DNA from Triticum dicoccoides isolate Atlit2015 ecotype Zavitan chromosome 4B, WEW_v2.0, whole genome shotgun sequence:
GGTTGCAACGGATGATTGCCACGGCCGCCAATCTGGTGGAGACGAGTTCCGCACCTCCGCGTCGGCCTTCGTCCCGCGCCCAGCGACCATGCCGACCTCGAGCGGATCCTCGGGCACTTCGGCGATCGATTTGACGAGGATGAGCTGAGAAGAGTGGGGAGAGGGCGAGACCTCGCGACAGCGGTGggacgaagaggaggggcggccggaggaggtaGAGAGAGAGTTCTGGGCTTCTGGCCACCATGGAATAGGGAGCAAGGGAGATAGTGAAGGGATAAGGGTGGGGAAGGTAGGTGACGAGGCGAGGAGAACTGAGAGGGGCGTTCGGTGTgtccttttttcttccttttcttttttgagTTGGGTTTTTAGCCCTTTTGGTCAAGTCAGATATAGCATCCCGTGTTGTCCGATTCATTTTTTTTATCAATAGCCTTTTTGGTCATTTGGTTTGTATTTAGCGTCTGACTTTGTCCAATTCTTTTTTATCAGGTGTGACCAGTTTGACTACGTGGGTGCAATCATTTTACATAGACAAAAAGGGTTAAAAAAGTATCCAGTCAAAATTATTTTGAAAGTTTTATAAAACTATTAAGATTTTTATCGGTATTTGTTACTGAACATATCAAAATTTCATAATCATTCAACTTGTGGTCTCTAGATGTTTAATTTCATGGAGTACCTAATGAGAGCTATTTTGTCCGACACTCATATTTTGCTATATAGGATGACTCATTGCCAGCCATATAAAGGTTCTGATTTTGAATTATGTCAAGTTCACTTCAATTTTAATTATACTTACATTTTCTTCAACATTATTTTTGTTGTTAATTTTGAAATTTATGCCACGAATTTGTTTTTTTAGTTCTACAGGTATTTGGTAAGACATCTGAACAATTTTATGTTTGGCAGTGAGTGTTTTTTGCAAGTGTTAAGGGTCATCAAAAAATATTTTATGATACTAAGACTTGAATTGGATTATATAACGCTAACACTTATGTAACATTTTCACTCTTTACAATACCTAAAATGAGGAGAGAAACTATAAAATCCTTGTCGAAGACCTCCAATTTCTAAAAGGATGACCTTCGTATTTTCTTGATTTTACCACCTACTTGCAAGTTGAAAgctgtgttcaagcatatttgttgTAGGCTGGACCCTGGACGTGCAGAGCATCTTGCCTTGTGCATCAGAATGTGTGTCTTCTTTCAAGGAAATCAGCAACATATTCAAGTGTGCCGTCAAGATTGTGGTGCATTGGAGAAGACACCAGTGAGATATTTGGCGGTGGTGCAGATTTTCTTTAGAAATATTTTGCTTGCTTAGATGAACCAGAGTTGGAGGCCTTGCTGGATGATATTGGGGAATTGGACATTTGAGTTAAAGATATGAAAAATGAATCAACAAAACTGAAATTCATGTGATGTTATTTtgtcatgtcatttacctctcttgTTACTTTGGAACCCTATTAGCTGATTATGTAATTTTAGTATGTTACATGAACTTTCTGACTTATGAATTACTGTGTTATGCAATTGAATTGTAATGTTTTTTCGTGATTTATTTGCTGATTTGCATGTTCAGAATGTGGAGAAATAGATGAATTGAATGATATTTCCGCTTCCATACGTTAATTGTAACAGTAAAAATAACAATATGTATGCCCTTGTTGCATGTAAAAGAGTATCATTTATGTGTTAATGaagacgtgtgttgcacgtgcaagcttactagtagaATCAAAATGTAGAGTTTTCTGTTCATTCGTATTTCTCGGTCTTTTATAGATTTTGGAAGAGTGGGGTAGCTATGTTTGAAtcaaaatttgtagtactaataaatCATTTGGTATCATTATTTTCAATTTTTGTATATGAACAAATTGAATACTGGCTCCAATCCGTATTACTTGTCGGTCAAACGGATATATCTAGAGAGGGTAACCTTGTTTCTATCAGACCAACAAAGGGAGGAACCAGTGGAAACCAGCGCCCTCACACGTGTCAGTGTACCATTGGACCAGAAAATCCAACCTAGACCAAATGATTAAAAAAATATTCACCGGGGGCATGCATTTCCCGTCTGTCAGTCTGAAGCACTCTGGAGTCGATTCAAAACCGCGGCGAGTAGCTTCTTTGTCCGGTCAAGATCGCCGGCTCATCCACACATAAATAATACACCCACGCCACAAAGGGGAGAGGAAGCATGGAGCACCAGCGACGGGAGCCGGCGCCGGAGACGGAGGTCACCCTGCGCGAGTTCACCGAGGCCGACGCGGAGGCGCTCTTCGCGTGGGCGTCGGATCCGCGCGTGGTCCTCTTCCAGCGCCGCGAGGCCTACGCGCGCGTCGACGAGGCCCGCCGCTACATCCGCGACTACGTCCTCCCGCACCCGTGGTACCGCGCCATCTGCCTCGGCGCCGTGGCGGTGGGATCCATCTCCGTCAAGCCCTGCGGCCCCGCTGGGGAGGAGGAGGGCGCGTCGTCGTGGAGGGCGTCCCTGGGCTACCGCGTCGCGCACGGGTACTGGGGCCGCGGCGTCGCGACGCGCGCGGTGCggatggccgcggcggcggcggcgttcgcgGAGTGGCGGTGGCTGGCGCGGCTGGAGGCGGTGGCCGACGTGGAGAACCCGGCGTCGCAGCGGGTGCTGGAGAAGGCCGGGTTCGTCAGGGAGGGCCTGCTCCGGCGCTACGTCGTGCTCAAGGGCCGGCCCAGGGACATGGTCATGTTCAGCGTCGTCCGCTCGGATCGGGCGCCAAAATTACGAGTGACAGAACCATTTGAATTGAATAAGGAGTAGGTGTCGTTGGCTGCTCTGATTGACTCGTACGTAAATTCTTAATCGCCAAAGATCACAATCATACTACACTAGCAGAGGCAGGCGGGGAGCGATGGACCTTGACGACGGCGACGCGCGGCGGCAAAAGGAGGCGGAGGGCCCGGTGGTGTCGCTCCGGCCGCTGGGCCTGGCGGACGTGGACGACTTCATGGCGTGGGCGTCGGACGACCGCGTGATGCGCCACCTGAAGCGGCCCCTCTGCGCGACGAGGGAGCAGGCCGTGGCGCAGATCAGGGACACCGTGCTGGGCCACCCGTGGTTCCGCGCCATCTGCGTGGCGGGGCGCCCCGTGGGGCAGGTCTCCGTGTGGCCCTACCCCGACGACGGCGGCCACAGGGCCAACCTCGGCTACGCGCTCGCGCACGGCCACTGGGGCCGCGGCGTCGCCTCCGCCGCCATCAGGATGGTAACCCACTACTGCTAGCTGGTAACGCTGGCGGCGGAGCTCCGGTCCGGGAGTCCAGCCTGGCGGTTGACTGACTTGGTGTGTTCTTGACGGACGCGCGCAGGTGGTTGGGAGGGTGTTCGAGGATCTGCCGGGGCTGGGGAGGCTGGAGGCGGTGACGGACGTCGGGAACGCGCGGTCGCAGCGGGCGCTGGAGAAGGCCGGGTTCCACAGGGAAGGGGTGCTGCGCAGCTACATCGTCCgccccggcgccggcgccggcgaggccGTGGACGCCGCGGTGTACAGCTTCTTGTCGTCCGACCCTCGTCCACCGCTCGCGTGATCCTCGCGCCCGATGTTTCGCTCGCTCGCCACTTTGTGTCGTGTAAGCATCCACTGTAAATAACAAGTTCAAatcccccctcaaaaaaaaaataaaagaaaaaaataacaaGTTCAAATCTGAAGCCGTGATGATTGCCAGTATGTAATGTAGTCTGATCATGTTTGCTGAAGGAGTTCCATCAGCAGCAGAGACCTGCTTGGGAACATTCCCATACAAAAATGCTTCAGTCTTCAACTTTAGAACCTATGAACAATCAGATGCAGTGACCTGCCAGGTTAATAAAACCTATCAGGGGTCAAAAGCTGAGATTAACCCCTTAGCCCATGATTCCTCGGGGGTCAAAAGCAGTACCAGCAGCACCAATAATGCAGTAGTAACAgcaaccaaaagacaaagaaaagaTGGATACCCAACAACAACAGCAGTACAAGCAGAACTCACTCACCCATGAATAATGGCATGACAATCATAATTCATAATCATGTTTGGCCCAGCACCAGCAGTGCACCCACCGATTTTTTTACAAAAACAGTGTGATGATTAGGAGCTGTATGTTGAGCTCTCATTATGCCGGTCCGGGCTGCTGCATTTCATTTTATTACTAGTACAAGTGATGATCGGCCCCCATCGCATGGGCCATGGCAAAACACACAAACCTGTGAATCTTTTTCAAGATGGCTACTTTTGGCCCCCCTGAATCACTGAACAAGGTGCAGTTGGTTTCAGTTCCATCTTCCCTTTTTGATGAATAAGCAAGCAAGGCAAAGCAAAGTGTTTGATGGTGATTGAAAAAAAGACCCAGAAAATTTGATGATTGATCCAGTGGATATGTCAAAAGGGCCATGCGGATGATTTTGCTTTCCCAATAGTTTAGTGAACACAATTTCTTTCAGAGTGCATTCTGGGACAAATGCCTCCATGTCACCTCTAAATCTAATAGCCAAAATTTGATTTGCAGCACAGGGTAGGATAGAACACTGGCATCGAATTTCATTTCGTTTAACTAGAACGTCGAACATCTTTCAGTGATTCAGAGGGCAAAGGTCTTTTAATCCGCGGCAAAAGACCAAAAATCATTCTGTTCTCCATGACCAAAAATCATCATCCAGCACGTCTTGCAAAGTCGAGAAGAAACTAAAAATGGAAAATAATAATTCCCATCTCGGTTATTCAGGGCCATCATGCATGCCTTCTCCTCCACTGAAATGAAATTCTCTTGTGAAACACACCGTCCCTCGCCCGTTTAGCTAGCTAGCGCAGGTTGTCCACCGCCTCGTCGAAGATCATTTCCTGGTACCGGCACTCGTCGCTGCAGAATGCTCTGCCACccctgaagaaagaaagaaagaaaaggaccAATTATATTATATCGCAGAAATGTGCCAATAATGCCAACTGATGAGTGAGTTATTAAAAAAAAGCACATAGCTTTTGGGGGCATTTGATGTTCATGTtatgctctttgtgcaaagcaaagcGCGGGCACAAATAAAACTGCTCTGATCGAGAAGATAGCATCTGAAATCGTGAGGCCGGCTAAAAGTTTTTGAGCGCATCTCCAGGTTCGAGTTTATCACTTCAATCCATGAACAAAGACATGGCACAGATCCCTTTCCTATCAAACCAAACTCAACTCAGTATAATCTTTTGGCATAAGGCTGTCAAACTAGCAAGCATATAGTATGCGATTTTTATGTTTTTGTATTTGCAATGACGATGATAGCTGGACCGGATCATGGTCAGGAGTAGGCTTGGGACAGGGACCTGGTTTAGCATTTAGCAACATCATCAATTAGGATGCCAAATAGTTTAATCCCTAGGAAGTTGTTGTTAACATAATCCCCCAGGGGACCCAACATTAGGATAATGAGCTTCTTTTGCATAGTTTTCTACGTGAAAGCATGATGCGGAATCAAAACAACCCCCTTGGATTGGAGGGAAACATTTTATTTTGTTCGCACCAAACAAGGCCTACTCTATCTACTAAATAAGCTCCAATAATGAAGAAGAATCAGACCCATCCACGAAGATATATTATTGGCATAGTATAAAACTGTCATGATCTTGATGAAGTACAGTGCAGATGTATTATGTTGATACTGCTAGTATATATCAACAATCGTCGAGTTGATGATTACATACATAAAACTTGCAATGATGAAGCACTCCATGTCAAATACTAGCAGTAAATACAAACTGAGAATTTGATGTcagtgcatgattttatccctccctTGCCTTCCATCTACTCTGCATCTGATGCATACTAGTAGTTGTGACAGTATATTCAGAAATTACATTCTGCTCCATGATGTGAATGCACATCTAGCAGATCACGCATGCTGTCAAAATGAATATATCCAAGCTTTGAGATCATCTTATATTTAGCATGAACAGACCATTCGCACATATCATTATCATTATATAAGCAGAGCAAGCAGCAGAAACAGCCACATCAATCAATCATCGACATATATGCAGTGTCTATAAACCATATTTGGTACAAGAAAATTAGTAAAATGGCGAGTAAATTTTTCAAGAGATCCGCATACATACAGAGAGAAAGCTCACCGATGGATGAAGGTATCATTGGCATGCCCTGCAAGTTGCCTGCGGCATGCATGGCAAGAGCTCAAGGAACCGCTCGCCGGCACGGCGTCGCCGCCCGGTCCGCTGTCCGCCTTGTCGACGAGCGCATCCCCGCAGCTCTCGACTATGCAGTCGTCGAAGATGTGCCTGGTCCTCGGGTTGGGGCCGCGGGAGATGACGCACGTGTAGTCCTCCGACATGGCCGCTTCCCCGGGGGCGACGCCGGCGGCGAACACCCGGGCGGTGGGCGAGCTCACGACCTCCGGCAGGAACCTCCTGGCCGGGGACAGCACGGCGTCCCGGTTCTTGACGCCGAACTCTATCGGGGAGGACACCAGCTCTGCGGCCCTGCCGGACGGGACCTGGATCCTGAGCTGCGAGCCGAACACCACCTTGCGGCCGCCGGCcttggcgtcgccgtgctcccggaGCACGTCGGCGAGGCCGACGCTTGCCGGCTCCGGAGCAGCCATCTCCATGTGCGCCTTCCTGAGGCTTCTCTCCGAGAGGAAGGGCGGCAGGGCGGAGCAGCAGAACTGCTTGGTCTCGAGAATGGAGGTGGGGCTCATGGAGGAGGACGGCCCCTGCTCCGCGCCGTCCAGGAACccggcctgcggcagcgccatgtacGGCCTCGGGGAAGTAGAAGAAGactgagcagcggcggcggcgaggggctcaGGTTGAGGCATCAGACCTCCTCCGCCCCCGCCTCCGGCACCAACCGCTCTCCTCGATCTGTTGCGCAGCATCCCCTCGGGCGGACGGACGGACGGAGCACCTGTGGAGCAGGCAGGCCATGACCAAGGACCAACCATGGAAAAGACGGCAACTGCCGCGCAAGCTTTTGTTGTGTAGCTTTAAAGAATAATCAGCGACGGGCCAAAAGCTCACCGGAAAGCaacgtcctcggacggccggatcgAGCCGGGACCGCTGCTCCAACTACAATGGCCGCCGCCGCTCCCAGCGCATTCGCCTCGATCCAGGCTCTGCCAGGGACCAGAGTCTCGTTCTTAAGTCGAGCGGGGCGCGAGGTGGAAGACTAGCAGGGCAGTTGTGGGCAAGGAAATGCTTGCCGAGGTAGGTGGCCGAGGAGAACCAGGAGAGGAGAGCACAAAATCCGCCGGAAACCGCCCACGGATGAGCACTCGGCCGCCGCAAAAACCGCCGGAAAGCCGTCGGGCTTGGCTTGCGGTTGCTGGTAGTGGGTCTGTGTATTTATACGGGTGGGGGGCGCGGAGTCTCCCGATCCATTTTTACCCCGGGGAAGTGGCAGCTCCTCCCACGGCCACGGCc
This window encodes:
- the LOC119292424 gene encoding uncharacterized protein LOC119292424, whose protein sequence is MEHQRREPAPETEVTLREFTEADAEALFAWASDPRVVLFQRREAYARVDEARRYIRDYVLPHPWYRAICLGAVAVGSISVKPCGPAGEEEGASSWRASLGYRVAHGYWGRGVATRAVRMAAAAAAFAEWRWLARLEAVADVENPASQRVLEKAGFVREGLLRRYVVLKGRPRDMVMFSVVRSDRAPKLRVTEPFELNKDRGRRGAMDLDDGDARRQKEAEGPVVSLRPLGLADVDDFMAWASDDRVMRHLKRPLCATREQAVAQIRDTVLGHPWFRAICVAGRPVGQVSVWPYPDDGGHRANLGYALAHGHWGRGVASAAIRMVVGRVFEDLPGLGRLEAVTDVGNARSQRALEKAGFHREGVLRSYIVRPGAGAGEAVDAAVYSFLSSDPRPPLA
- the LOC119294584 gene encoding FCS-Like Zinc finger 8-like isoform X1, which encodes MVGPWSWPACSTGAPSVRPPEGMLRNRSRRAVGAGGGGGGGLMPQPEPLAAAAAQSSSTSPRPYMALPQAGFLDGAEQGPSSSMSPTSILETKQFCCSALPPFLSERSLRKAHMEMAAPEPASVGLADVLREHGDAKAGGRKVVFGSQLRIQVPSGRAAELVSSPIEFGVKNRDAVLSPARRFLPEVVSSPTARVFAAGVAPGEAAMSEDYTCVISRGPNPRTRHIFDDCIVESCGDALVDKADSGPGGDAVPASGSLSSCHACRRQLAGHANDTFIHRGGRAFCSDECRYQEMIFDEAVDNLR
- the LOC119294584 gene encoding FCS-Like Zinc finger 8-like isoform X2 — its product is MLRNRSRRAVGAGGGGGGGLMPQPEPLAAAAAQSSSTSPRPYMALPQAGFLDGAEQGPSSSMSPTSILETKQFCCSALPPFLSERSLRKAHMEMAAPEPASVGLADVLREHGDAKAGGRKVVFGSQLRIQVPSGRAAELVSSPIEFGVKNRDAVLSPARRFLPEVVSSPTARVFAAGVAPGEAAMSEDYTCVISRGPNPRTRHIFDDCIVESCGDALVDKADSGPGGDAVPASGSLSSCHACRRQLAGHANDTFIHRGGRAFCSDECRYQEMIFDEAVDNLR